CGGCCAGGACCACGGTCAGCGCCGAGACCGCGAGCTCGGCCGGGCGGCCGAACCTGTCGCCGCGCGTGACGTAGACGAGAGCCAGCGACATCACCCCGAGGGCGAAGGTGACGACCAGCAGCGGGGTGCCGAAGCCCGCGTGCTCGTCGATAAGCTCGCCGAGTTCCCCGCTGACGGAGGCGAAGCGGCCCTCCTGCAGCGCCTCCCCGCTCTCCTGCGCCACGAAGACGCTCACCGGCACGACCGGGGCGAGCCCGGCCACCGCCCAGGTGAGCACGGGCCGGGTGCGGGGCGCCAGCGCGTACGCGGCGGCGAGCACCGCGAGGAGCGGCGTCAGAACCACGGCCGCGTGCACGACCAGGGGATGGAGGGGCAGGCCGAGGATCTCATCGAACATGGGGGCACTCCGGTTGTGCGTGGTTCATCATCAGCAAGTACGGATCCCACCATGGGCGGGTTATGGAGAGCGTGAAGAGATCTCGTCTTCCCCTCTGTCCCCATCTGATGAATTCCGCCACTTACGTCCAGCACATGTTAGGGCCGGTACTCTTTTCGCCAGCCCACAAACCATGAAACAGCGATCTTGGAGGACATAGCGGTGAGCGCCGAGGACCGCCAGAGCCAGCTGGCTCGGGAACACAAAGAGCGGCAGGCGAAGCGTGCTGAGCAGACGACCACGTCGAAGCGCAACGTCGTCATCGGAGCCGTCGCCGCGGTGGTCGTCGTCGCGGGAGGACTGTTCGCCGGGGTCACCCTCCTCGGAGACGACGACGACGCGAAGGCCAAAGCCGCCGCCAGCAGTTCACCGTCTCCTTCGGAGACCCCCGCCGCGACGCCCGAGCCGAGCGTCACGACCGCTCCGACCAACACGAAGTGCGCCTACCGCAAGGACACCAGCGGCAGCCCGATGAAGAACGTGGGCACACCGCCGACCAGGCCCAACCTGAAGCTGAAGACCATGACGATCGCCACCAACCACGGCAACATCGTGATCGACCTGGCGACCGGGCAGGCCCCCTGCACGGTCAACTCCTTCGCCTTCCTGGCCAAGAAGCACTTCTTCGACAACACCAAGTGCCACCGCCTGGCCACCCCGGAGAACTCGGGCCTGAGCCTGCTGCAGTGCGGCGACCCGCAGGCCAAGGCCGACGGGAAGAACCCCACCGACGGCCAGGGCAGCTCGGGTTACGTCTACGACAGCGAGAACCTCGGCGGGATCCCGTACACCAGGGGCACGGTCGCGGTCGCCCAGGCCGTCGACGCCGTCAACCAGAACGGCAGCCAGTTCTGGATCTCGCTGGGGGACGAGACCCAGCAGGTGGAGAAGGCCTACACGCCCTTCGGCGTCGTCTCCCAGGGCTTGGAGATCCTTGACGAGATCTCCAAGGGCGGGTGGATCACCAACCCCGACGACATCACCGGTGACGGCGGCTCCAACGCCCCCAAGATCCCGGTGGTCATCAAGAACGTGCGGCTCTCCTAACCGGACCCGCGGCGGCCCGCCGCCACAGGACGCCCCGGCGGTCGGACGACCGCCGGGGCGTTTCCACGTCGGCCCCACGGTCCCGGCGACGGGCACGGCCGGCCCGCGGCCCGCACAGACCTCACCGAGGGCCTCCTCGCCCGTACGCCCCGCGCCCTCCGGGTCGTCCGCCCGTCCCGGGCATGCGGGGCCCGTACGAGACCTCACCACGGCCGTACGCGGGCCGTCCTCGTCCAGTCCCGGGTACACGGCCCGCACAGACCCCAGCGCGGCCGTACGCGGGCCGTGGGCACCCATCGTCCCCAAAGGCCGGAGGAGCCCCGCCGACCGCTCAGGAGGCCCGTGAGGCGCGCGGAGAGCGTCACCGTGGCTCGCCCCCCGGCGGTTGAGCGGTCCCGGACGCGCCGAGGGCCCCCGGAACACCGTCCGGGGGCCCTCGTCACACCCGCCTCACCTCCGGGGCGGGCACCGGGTCAGGCGTCGGCCTTGGGCCTGCCGTCGACGCCCGCCTCCTTGCGCTGCTCCACCGTGATCGGGGTGGGCGCGCCGGTCAGCGGGTCGAATCCGGAGGCCGTCTTCGGGAAGGCGATGACGTCGCGGATGGAGTCGGTGCCGGCCAGGAGCATGCAGATCCGGTCCCAGCCGTAGGCGATGCCGCCGTGCGGCGGCGGGCCGTACTTGAACGCCTCCAGCAGGAAGCCGAACTTGCTCTCCGCGTCCTCCTTGGAGATGCCCAGCACCTCGAAGACGCGCTGCTGCATCTCGGCCCGGTGGATACGGATCGAGCCGCCGCCGATCTCCATTCCGTTGCAGACCATGTCGTAGGCGTAGGCCAGGGCCTCGCCGGGGTGGTCCTGGAAGGTGTCGGCCCACTCGGGCTTGGGGCCGGTGAAGGGGTGGTGGACCGCGGTCCAGCCGCCCTCGCCGTCCTCCTCGAACATGGGGGCGTCGACGATCCACAGGAAGTTCCAGGCCGACTCGTCGATCAGGCCGCAGCGACGGCCGATCTCCAGGCGGGCCGCGCCGAGCAGGTCGCGGGAGGCGGAGGCCGCGCCGGCCGCGAAGAAGATCGCGTCACCGGGTGCCGCGCCCACCTTGGCGGCCAGGCCGGCCGCCTCGGTCTCCGACAGGTTCTTGGCGACCGGCCCGCCGAGCGTGCCGTCCTCGCCCACCAGCACGTAGGCCAGACCCCTGGCTCCGCGCGACTTGGCCCACTCCTGCCAGGCGTCCAGCTCCTTGCGGGTCTGCGAGGCGCCGCCCGGCATGACCACGGCGCCCACGTACGGCGCCTGGAACACGCGGAAGGTGGTGCCCGCGAAGAACTCCGTCATCTCGACGAGCTCCTGGCCGAAGCGCAGGTCCGGCTTGTCGGAGCCGTAGCGCGCCATGGCCTCCCGGTAGGTCATCCGGGGCAGGGGCGTCGGCAGGTCGTAGTCGACCGTCTCCTTCCAGACGCGGCCGATGAGCCGCTCGCCCAGGGCGATGACGTCGTCCTGGTCCACGAAGGACATCTCGACGTCGATCTGGGTGAACTCCGGCTGCCGGTCGGCGCGCAGGTCCTCGTCGCGGTAGCACTTGGCGAGCTGGTAGTAGCGCTCGAGCCCGGCGACCTGGAGAAGCTGCTTGAACAGCTGGGGCGACTGGGGCAGGGCGTACCAGCTGCCCGGCTGGAGCCGGACCGGGACCAGGAAGTCGCGGGCGCCCTCCGGGGTCGAGCGGGTCAGCGTCGGGGTCTCGACGTAGGTGAACCCCTGCTCGTTCATCACCTCATGGGCGAGGTAGGTGGCCCGGGAGCGGATGCGCATGGCGTGCGCGACCTGCTGGCGGCGGATGTCGAGGTAGCGGTACTTCAGCCGCGCCTCCTCCGAGATGCCCGCGGTGCCCTCGATGGGGAACGGCAGCGGCGCGGACTCGCTGAGCACCTCGACCTCGGAGGCGACGACCTCGATCGCGCCGGTCGGCAGCTCGGGGTTCTCGTTGCCCTCGGGGCGGACCCGCACCTCTCCGACGACCTTGACGCAGTACTCGGCGCGCAGGCCGTGGGCGTCGTCCTCCTCACGGAAGACCACCTGGGCGGAGCCCGAGGCGTCACGCAGGTCGATGAAGACCACGCCGCCGTGGTCGCGGCGTCGCGCCACCCACCCGGCGAGCGTCACCCGCTGCCCGGCGTGCTCCTCGCGCAGTGATCCCGCTTCGTGCGTGCGGATCATTTGTCCAGTCTCTCCTTCAACATCGTGACGATCTCAGCGAGCGGTACGGCGGTCTGGTCCCCGCTGGCCAGGTCCTTGACCTGCGCGGTCCCCGCGGCGATGTCCCGCTCGCCGAGGATCACCGCGTAGCCGGCCCCCGAGCGGTCGGCGCCCTTCATGGCGCCCTTGACGCCCTTGCCGCCGAACGACATGTCGGCCGCCAGGCCCGCCCGGCGCAGCTCGGTGACGAGCAGGAACATCCGGCGGCGCGCCTCCTCGCCCAGCGGCACACCGTACACCTGCACGCGTGCCTCGGCGCTCTCGTCCCCGAACAGGCCCTCGGCCTCCATGGCCATGACCGTACGGTCGACGCCCAGCGCCCAGCCGACGCTGGGCAGCGCGGGCCCGCCGAGCATCTCGCTCAGCCCGTCGTAGCGGCCCCCGCCCCCGACCGCGGACTGCGAGCCGAGACCGTCGTGGACGAACTCGAACGTGGTACGCGTGTAGTAGTCGAGGCCGCGGACCAGCCGGGGATCGTCGGTGTAGGCCACGCCGGAGGCGGTCAGCAGCGAGCGGACCTCCTCGTGGTAGGCCTTGCACGCCTCGCACAGGTGGTCGACGACGAGCGGCGCCCCGGCCAGCTGGGCCTGCACCTCGGGGCGCTTGTCGTCGAGCACGCGCAACGGATTGATCTCGATTCGCTGCCGGGTGGCCTCGTCGAGGTCGAGGTCTCGCAGGAAGTCCTGGAGCGCGGCCCGGTAGACGGGACGGCACTCCCTGTCACCCAGCGTGTTGATCAGCAGCCGGACCCCGGTGAGCCCCAGGGCGGCGTAGCCGTCGACGGCCAGCAGGATCAGCTCGGCGTCGAGCGCCGGGTCCTCCGAGCCCAGCGCCTCGGCGCCGACCTGCCAGAAGTGGCGGTAGCGGCCCTTCTGGGCCCGCTCGTAGCGGAACTGGCTGCCCGAGTACCAGAGCTTCACCGGAAGCTGCCCGTTGTGCAGGCCGTGCTGGAGGACCGCCCGCACCACCGACGCGGTGCCCTCGGGGCGCAGCGTGATGGAGCGCCCGCCCTTGTCCTCGAAGGTGTACATCTCCTTGGAGACGATGTCGGTCGACTCGCCGACACCGCGTACGAACAGCGCGGTGTCCTCGAAGACCGGGGTCTCGATGTAGCCGTAACCCGCCCGGCGGGCGGGCGCGGTGAGCGCCTCGCGCACGGCGAGCGCCCGCTCGGAGCGCGGCGGAAGCCAGTCGAAGGTGCCCTTGGGCGCCTGCAAAGTCATGGTCTAAAGTCCCCTGCCGGGGCCGCGGTCGTGCCCGGCGTTCGCGGGATCCGCGCCCGCGGCCGCCTTCGCCTCCGCGAGATACGGGTTGGTGGCACGCTCGTGGCCGATCGTGGTCTGTGATCCGTGGCCGGGCAGGACCACCGTGTCCTCCGGCAGCGGCAGGCACTTGGCCGCCAGGCTGCGCAGGATGGTCGGGTAGTCGCCGCCCGGAAGGTCTGTGCGGCCGATGGAGCCGGCGAACAGCAGGTCGCCCGAGAACAGCACGTCCGGGATCTCCTCGGTGCTGGGCAGCCTGAACGTCACCGACCCCCTGGTATGGCCGGGGGTGTGGTCGACGGTGAGCTCCAGGCCGGCCAGCCGCAGCACCTCGCCGTCGGCGAGCTCGCGCACGTCGTCGGGCTCGGTGAAGGTGAGCCCCCCGAACAGCTGCTGCTTCGTCGACAGCGACAGTCCCTTGCCCGGGTCGGACAGCAGCTCGCGGTCCTCCGGGTGGATCCACGCGGGAACGTCACGCGCGCCGCAGACCGGGGCGACCGACCACATGTGATCGATGTGCCCGTGGGTGACCAGCACCGCGACCGGCTTGAGCCGGTGCTCGCGCAGCAGGTCGTCGAGGTCGCCGACGGCGTTCTGACCGGGGTCGACGACCACGCACTCCTCGCCCGCGGCGGGAGCGACGACGTAGCAGTTGGTCTGGAAGGACCCTGCGGGAAAGCCGGCGATGAGCATCTGCCTCAGCTGATCTCGTCAAGAATGCGGATGGGAATGTAACCGAAGGGTACCGGTGCGGGTCGGCGGGCTGCGAACCATTACCCATTGGCCGATACGATTCGCCCACCTCATTAAGTACTACTCGGCACTCGGGAGGGCGAAGCGGTGAGCGGCAAGGAGCGTCAGAAGCAGTTGGCGCGCGAGCACTACGAGCGGCAGACGCAGCGACGCGTCGAACGTGAGGCCAGGGCCAAGCGCAACGCGATCATCGGCAGCACCGTGGCCGGCGTGGTCGTCGTGGCGGGTGTGATCGCCGCGACGACCCTGTTCGGCGGCTCCGACACGACGGCGACCGCGACCACCGACCCGGCCCCGTCGGACAACGCCTCACCGGCCGCGTCGGCGGCCGCGGGAGCGCAGCCGAAGGCCTTCGACCCGGCCGGCGGCACCTGCGGTTACGCCGCGGAGGCCGGTGGCGGCCCGGCCAAGAACGTGGGCCTGCCCCCGGAGAAGGTCGACCTGACGCCCAAGACGATGACCCTGAAGACCAACCAGGGCGACATCGTCATCAAGGTGTCGGCCGACAAGACCCCGTGCACGGTCAACTCCTTCGCCTTCCTGGCGAAGAAGAAGTACTTCGACGGCTCCAAGTGCCACCGGCTGGGGTCCGACCAGTTCCCGATGCTGCAGTGTGGCGACCCACTGGCCAAGGCCGACGGCAAGAGCCAGACCGACGGCCAGGGCGGCCCCGGCTACCGTTTCGTGAACGAGAACCTGGAGGGCGCCAAATACACGCGCGGCGTCGTGGCCATGGCCAACAGCGGTCCCGACACCAACGGCAGCCAGTTCTTCATCGTGTTCGGCGACGCCCCGCTGACCCCGGACTACACACCGTTCGGTACGGTCACCAAGGGTCTGGAGATCCTCGACAAGGTGAACAAGGCCGGCGTCATCACCCCGGGCCCCGACGGTACCGGGGCACCAAAGGAAACCGTCGAAATCAAAGACGTGACAATGTCCAGCTAGAGCTGACGTAATACATACAAGGGGCGGTAAGTCCCGAAAGGCTGATGAAAGTGCGGGAGGACACGGTGAGCACCGACCCGTGGGGCCGGGTAGA
This region of Streptosporangium sp. NBC_01495 genomic DNA includes:
- a CDS encoding peptidylprolyl isomerase, encoding MSGKERQKQLAREHYERQTQRRVEREARAKRNAIIGSTVAGVVVVAGVIAATTLFGGSDTTATATTDPAPSDNASPAASAAAGAQPKAFDPAGGTCGYAAEAGGGPAKNVGLPPEKVDLTPKTMTLKTNQGDIVIKVSADKTPCTVNSFAFLAKKKYFDGSKCHRLGSDQFPMLQCGDPLAKADGKSQTDGQGGPGYRFVNENLEGAKYTRGVVAMANSGPDTNGSQFFIVFGDAPLTPDYTPFGTVTKGLEILDKVNKAGVITPGPDGTGAPKETVEIKDVTMSS
- a CDS encoding peptidylprolyl isomerase, which translates into the protein MSAEDRQSQLAREHKERQAKRAEQTTTSKRNVVIGAVAAVVVVAGGLFAGVTLLGDDDDAKAKAAASSSPSPSETPAATPEPSVTTAPTNTKCAYRKDTSGSPMKNVGTPPTRPNLKLKTMTIATNHGNIVIDLATGQAPCTVNSFAFLAKKHFFDNTKCHRLATPENSGLSLLQCGDPQAKADGKNPTDGQGSSGYVYDSENLGGIPYTRGTVAVAQAVDAVNQNGSQFWISLGDETQQVEKAYTPFGVVSQGLEILDEISKGGWITNPDDITGDGGSNAPKIPVVIKNVRLS
- a CDS encoding MBL fold metallo-hydrolase — translated: MLIAGFPAGSFQTNCYVVAPAAGEECVVVDPGQNAVGDLDDLLREHRLKPVAVLVTHGHIDHMWSVAPVCGARDVPAWIHPEDRELLSDPGKGLSLSTKQQLFGGLTFTEPDDVRELADGEVLRLAGLELTVDHTPGHTRGSVTFRLPSTEEIPDVLFSGDLLFAGSIGRTDLPGGDYPTILRSLAAKCLPLPEDTVVLPGHGSQTTIGHERATNPYLAEAKAAAGADPANAGHDRGPGRGL
- the aspS gene encoding aspartate--tRNA ligase: MIRTHEAGSLREEHAGQRVTLAGWVARRRDHGGVVFIDLRDASGSAQVVFREEDDAHGLRAEYCVKVVGEVRVRPEGNENPELPTGAIEVVASEVEVLSESAPLPFPIEGTAGISEEARLKYRYLDIRRQQVAHAMRIRSRATYLAHEVMNEQGFTYVETPTLTRSTPEGARDFLVPVRLQPGSWYALPQSPQLFKQLLQVAGLERYYQLAKCYRDEDLRADRQPEFTQIDVEMSFVDQDDVIALGERLIGRVWKETVDYDLPTPLPRMTYREAMARYGSDKPDLRFGQELVEMTEFFAGTTFRVFQAPYVGAVVMPGGASQTRKELDAWQEWAKSRGARGLAYVLVGEDGTLGGPVAKNLSETEAAGLAAKVGAAPGDAIFFAAGAASASRDLLGAARLEIGRRCGLIDESAWNFLWIVDAPMFEEDGEGGWTAVHHPFTGPKPEWADTFQDHPGEALAYAYDMVCNGMEIGGGSIRIHRAEMQQRVFEVLGISKEDAESKFGFLLEAFKYGPPPHGGIAYGWDRICMLLAGTDSIRDVIAFPKTASGFDPLTGAPTPITVEQRKEAGVDGRPKADA
- the hisS gene encoding histidine--tRNA ligase encodes the protein MTLQAPKGTFDWLPPRSERALAVREALTAPARRAGYGYIETPVFEDTALFVRGVGESTDIVSKEMYTFEDKGGRSITLRPEGTASVVRAVLQHGLHNGQLPVKLWYSGSQFRYERAQKGRYRHFWQVGAEALGSEDPALDAELILLAVDGYAALGLTGVRLLINTLGDRECRPVYRAALQDFLRDLDLDEATRQRIEINPLRVLDDKRPEVQAQLAGAPLVVDHLCEACKAYHEEVRSLLTASGVAYTDDPRLVRGLDYYTRTTFEFVHDGLGSQSAVGGGGRYDGLSEMLGGPALPSVGWALGVDRTVMAMEAEGLFGDESAEARVQVYGVPLGEEARRRMFLLVTELRRAGLAADMSFGGKGVKGAMKGADRSGAGYAVILGERDIAAGTAQVKDLASGDQTAVPLAEIVTMLKERLDK